From Ananas comosus cultivar F153 linkage group 2, ASM154086v1, whole genome shotgun sequence:
CTTATACCCGATAAGCGACGGGGTAGAGGTAGGGTTTATGCAGTGTCCCGCTCCCACTCtcgtctctttctttctccctcttcctctcctctcacTACTTCGAGGGCTCCAAGAATCGATCTTCGTCGTCGCCAATGGCGGCTCGGGGCGTGGGCGGCGGCGTTGCTGTGGAGCGCGTCTTCATCGGCGCGGGTTGTAATCGAATCGTCAACAACGTCTCGTGGAGCCCCTCCGGATTGGTCGCGTTCGGCGCCCAAAACGCGGTCGCAATCTTTTCCCCCGAGGTTTTCTTTTTGATCCCCTCCCATTTTTtgcgatcttttttttttggatttttttcgATGTTCTTTTTGGTTATTTGAATCGTTTCTTTGATGGGGTTTTGGAGCAGAGTGCTCAGATTCTCGCCACGCTTCCCGGGCACAAGGCGGTTGTAAACTGCACCCAGTGGCTTCCGACCAACAAAGATGCAATCAAAGGTCCcacctttctttctcttttcataTCATCGATTTTCTCTtcgaaaaagtataataattgtTATGAGATCCATgtttttttgcaaaatttggGGCGTGCATATTGCTCACTTTCATGCTTTTATCCATATTATGGGCTTGAATTTCTACAATCTGGTTACTAGAGTTGGAAGCGAATTCTTGGTTGATGATTTTTAAATTGTATATGGAATATTCTATTTGGAAAGTCACCATCTAGATGCATAATTCATCTAAATGCATACTAGAATAGGCTGACTTGATATAGTTGTGTGGACCAAAAACTCAGATTAATTGGAAAGGAACTCTTATTTTTTCATGCATTATCCTACtttgagagaaaagtgaaaGGAGAAACTTATCTGACAGAATTCGTTGTGTCTTGCTCTGATTGTTGGGCTAAATTACTCTCTTATCTGACAGTTCAAGATATGGAGAGGCATTACCTGCTCTCAGGAAGTGCTGATGGTGTCATCATGATCTGGGAGATACATCCTAAAAAAAGAGAGGTacttgtcttcttcttttttttttcgggtgATCACATTCTATTGTCCTATTTTGTAGCTGTCTATATAGTGATGACTTTATGGGCATCCCCATTTCTTGGATAGGTCGTTCCACTACAATCTAGTCCTTACTCTTGTCGAGTGGAATTTAGTACATAAATATGGGATAGTTCAGCAACATTATGTTGCTATGTAAGATAGTTTTAGGACTCATTCATACCATTATTCTCCCCGTTATGTTTCTTTTAGTTATATTTCCTTCATAGTTGGTAGATCATTTGCAATTTTGTCATGCAGATTACTCTTCAAATGGTCAGAAATAAGGAATAGGGGCTGTTGCTCCACATCGGATTCTTTATGAAAACCATTTAGCTTTCTTTTAGACATCCTTCACTCTGACCCCTTGGGGATTTTTAAATTCCTTGACTCAAGTCAGtctgaaaaaatattaaagggaTGCGGCAAATCTGTTGTCGCTACTTTGAGTGCCATCAAAGAATTCATGTATTCTTGATTCAGTCAATAGTCAAGTATtctcattaatttttatatattattagtatattgGTCATTCGCAAGATTTTGTTAATTATGGTCATGGTTCCTTTCCAGTGGAGCCACATGTTGCAAGTACCAGAAATGCATAAGAGAGGCGTGACTTGTCTAACCGGGATGATGATTTCGGATGTTACTGCAATATTTGCTTCAACCTCTTCAGATGGTGTTGTTCTTATATGGAAGATTGTCTTTTCATCAACAGTTGGTGGTAAGACGATTCACTTGCCAAACTTTTCTTGTGATTACCTAAtatgataaatttatattgtaaGATACAGTAACTAATGGACCAAAGATCTCAATTGCTATGTTAAGTGCATTTATGTCGTTTAAATTATTTCTTCTAGTTTACTACATGGATATTTTGTAACTGATCACCATGCCTGCTGCACATTCCTATGCCTTACTGTTTTCTGGGGTCACATTATCACAGCAGAATTTTCTTCCTTTCATATGTAGACAAGGATTCAGTGTCATTAAATGTAACCTCACTTAAACTTTGTCTCAAAAATTATCCTGGACTTTTTTTTCTGGTACTTTTTCATTTGTCTCTTTGGCATATTTATATGCCTTCTGTGTTAGAGAAGTCCCTCCAGAAAATTGACATCTTACTTCTTCCTTTGAAAAAGTAGTAAAGATTAGAAAGGCAACCTTAAAAAATTGTGGGGAACTCTCTATGGCTTTTAAAATCCATAATATTAATTTCCATTGCTTTGGTGACAGGAAAGTGTAATGTTTCCTGTTTGGACTCTCTCTCTGTTGGTTCAAAGCCTATGGTTGCCTTGTCAGTAGCCGCACTACCAGGCAACAAAAGTCATGCAATTTTAGCAATGGGAGGTTTAGATCTCAAGGTCCATATATATTTTGGCGATCAGACCGGCAAGGTCTGTAAAGTGGTTGGTGGTTGGTTTTGTCATTTTACCTATCCTAAATCTTTTtgtgctgatttttttttttcttttctggcACATCCAGTTTACTCATGCTTGTGAGCTGAAAGGCCATGCTGATTGGATCAGAAGTTTAGACTTTTCATTACCTGTCATTTTAGATAGTGAAAAGCACAACCTTTTCCTTGTGAGTTCATCTCAGGATAAAACTATTCGCATATGGAAAATGGCTGCACATGCTTTATCTTCTGGTTCTCCAATTCAGTCAAGAAAAGAGGATATTGGCTTGACATCGTATATTGAAGGTCCTATATTTGTGGCCGGTTCTTCCTCGTATCAAGTGTCTTTAGAGTCTCTCCTTGTTGGTCATGAAGATTGGGTGTACTCTGTGGAGTGGCAACCGCCTTCACTTATAAATGGGACTAATTGTCACCAACCCATGAGCATCTTATCAGCTTCAATGGATAAAACGATGATGATATGGAGACCAGAAAAAACCACTGGAATTTGGCTAAACGTAGTGACCGTGGGTGAATTAAGTCACTCTGCATTAGGATTTTATGGTGGCCATTGGGCACCAGACGGGCAATCAATACTTGCGCATGGATACGGTGGATCTTTTCATCTGTGGAGAAATGCTGGCTTGGATTATGAGAACTGGCAGCCACAGAAAGTTCCCTCGGGTCATTTTGCATCTGTGTCGGACCTCACTTGGGCCAAATCTGGCAAATATTTGCTATCCGTTAGCCATGACCAGGCAAGTCTTTCAATTTTCCTACGATGCTTACATTTTTTTCCATTGCTATGTTGCCTGTGCATCTCATTGTTGGCCCGTTTTAGAAATGCCACTAACTTCTTCATTCAAGTCCTGAACAACTTCTGTTGCAGAAGACAGCTATTTTAGGGCCTAGAAGCTCATTTCATTTTTAGTTTCTTAAAATTTGCTGCTACTTTTCGGAGTAGAGAAGCCAATGCAAAAACTAGGCCAAAAAGGCCTATGTCTGTCCGATGCCAATTTTGTCAGGAAGTGGCCAAACTTATGTGTATTGCTTTGTTAGTCCTTTTGCAAATGTACTTTGTTAATCCTTTGGCAAATGTAGCTAATATGATTATTTTGCAGACTGCTCGTGTATTTGCTCCATGGAGGATAGAAGAGACCTCTGGTGATAAGGTCTCCTGGCATGAAATCGCTCGTCCTCAAGTTCATGGACATGATATTAATTGTGTAACTTTTATACAAGGGGCTGGGAACCACCGATTTGTAAGTGGCGCTGATGAAAAAGTTGCTAGGGTTTTTGAAGCTCCATTATCATTTTTGAAGACCCTTCACCATGCGATGTCCCAGAACAACTTTTACGATTTTCATGAACAAGTACAGGTCCTTGGTGCCAACATGTCTGCTCTTGGTCTGTCACAAAAACCTATCTACATGCACAGTGAGTTCCTCTGTATCTCTCTTGGTGCAACCTAACTGCTAAACAAATGCTCGACCTCTAGATCAAAAGTTACATAAATTCGAAAAAGGATGTTTAGCATTGAATATTGCCCAGCCTATtgtattcatttattttcgCTCATATGTAGATCTCCCAGTGACAATGACGCATGCAGACAAATACCATGTAAAATGATGTAAACTATGGATATACTCGTCTTGCTTTTCACCAGAAAGTTTTCATCTAGCCTCTGCTTGAAACCTGTTCTCATCTCCTTTCCCAATTTAAGTTCCTGTAGGAACTCCCTCATATTGTGGTTCAGGAatatcatttatttaaattttcctGAACCACAATATGAGGGAGTTCCTACAGGAatatcatttatttaaatttgccgaccgtccctagagcaagtggcaaagggtttgatagttggtacttgaggtctcaagttcgaatcctagttgattcacatttccagctaagtttatttctaaatgaaataaacgaagcgggtagcgtgctacctatctctaaaaaaaaaaatcatttatttaaattttatgccCATGATGGTATTGCATATTTATTAGATTCAAATTCGGTATTGCTGTAACTGACATCTTTCCACTGATTCAATACACTCAGCTGTCAATGAATCTCCAGCCAGTCTTCACAACGATGGTGCAGATTCTCTGGAAACAATTCCTGATGCAGTGCCTACTGTTTTGACTGAGCCTCCTGTAGAGGAACAACTAGCCTGGCATACATTGTGGCCTGAAACCCATAAACTTTATGGCCACGGTAACGAGCTATTTTCCTTGTGCTGTGACCATGAGGGTAAGCTTATTGCTTCATCATGCAAGGTACACTTGTTGTCTTTTATCTTATATGTTTTTTGCATTATTGTATTAGATGTTTATGTTACATGGTATTTGTAGGGATGCCAACGTAAGATTGTTATTTGTTAGTTAACAAATATATTGTAGTGCGTTAGCTTTAGTGCTGCAACTTGGGTGGGTTGTGTCTGATTAAAGACCGACCCTATCTCAACCCTAAAAATTTATAGTGTGATGATATCACAGGCTCAAACAGCAACAGTTGCCGAGATTTGGCTTTGGGAAGTTGGGTCATGGAAAGCCATTGGCCGTTTGCATTCTCACAGCTTAACAGTCACACAGCTGGAGTTTTCCCATGATGACGCTTTTCTCTTGGCTGTCTCAAGGGATCGGCAGTTCTCAGTGTTCTCAATCAGCAAAACTGGTGCGTAGTTCTGACCATTTTATCAACTGCCGATTACATCCCTAGTGTTATATATGATGCTACCTCTTCCTGCATGTGCATTTTGTCCTCTGCTCTTCTTATTGTTTAATAATCCACTGTTTCATGGATGGTCATGGATTGCCTTTCCTGTCTCATGGTTTTCAGGGGACGAAGTCATCCATCAGTTGATTGCCAAGCAAGAGGCGCACAAAAGAATAATATGGGCATGTTCATGGAACCCCTTCAGCCATGATTTTGCAACTGGTTCAAGGGACAAAACTGTCAAGGTATGGTCGGTTAATAAGGAAGCATCTTCTGTTGATCTACTCGCTACACTTCCTCAATTCCGCGACAGCGTCACAGCCTTATCATGGGTCGGCCGTGATCAGTCATGCAATGCCGGGTTTCTTGCCATAGGCATGGATAATGGGCTCATAGAACTTTGGAGTCTCTCTGGTGGTAGAGTTGCCGAGATTAATGATATGGGCACATCACCATTTACTGCTGTTTGTGCTATTCGGTTTGATCCTTTATTATGTCATGTTTCGACGGTACATCGCTTGAGATGGAGAAACCCTGATTTCGGTGATACGAAGACACTTCAACTCGCTTCTTGTGGAGCTGACCAGTGTGTTAGGGTTTTCGAGGTCAGCGGCCAATGAAATCGGCCAATGAAGACGGTAACCCTCTTATCAGCCTTTTACATTATGAAATCTAAGGAAGTTGTTGCAGGTTGACAGCCCCATTTGGCAAATTTCAAACCAACGGTAGGAAGGCTGATAATACGTTACATTAACTTTATACTGCtttcagtttatttatttatttatttaactttCTATGTATGCTAGCTGTAAATGGAGCTCCCATTCTGTGATCGAAATGGGAAGCAGGTGTTTTTACTAAGCTGTACATAAGAACTGTTTTGTGGGGTTTAAGTTAAAACTCAAAAGAACTTTCAGTTTcgaatatttttctctctatcaGTTAACATCTTATAGACCTCTGCAATTTTTAAGTAATTTCATGGACAAAAAATCATGACAAGCTATAGTAgcattatttttctcttctacAAAATGATCTTTGATTAAGAGAATTTCGCATCACACAATTTCACCACCATCAGTAGGCCTGTCTACTTCGTGTGTTCTTTCCACACGGTTGTTTTGAGTTTCTTCACTGCCAACCAGTCTACTATTTGTTACTCCCGATTTTGAGCTTCCTTTTTGACCGACTGCACCGATTTCTACTGCTTCTGAATACAAAGCCTTGACCAGATTATTGAATCTTCTCCGGAAACTCGGGATTCGCGACATGTTAGCAACAATTCCCTGCAATCTGTGTATACTGAAGTCATGTTTCTTGCTCTTCAATCGCAAAGGAAATGGTATATAACTTGCAGTATCTTGTCTTATCAAGAAACTTGAACCTTATGAGGTTTTTAGTTGTGTTATTAAAACCCCctctaattttagaataattttgcacattaaattaaaatgtaaaattaaaggATGCTTTACTTTTAGAACTCAATCAGAAAGGCCTTCTAAATTATCTGAAGCTTCAGATAAGCTCTGAAGAGAAGAGGTTTTGCTGATATAAATAGTTGAAAATACCTTCTGATGATTGCTTGTAACTGAGCTCTTCTTACATTATCATCTGATGGGAACCCGCAATCATCCCAGTCCTCTGGCTTCTCATTGCTTCTGGTCAAAAGCAACTTCCTCAAACATGCTGCTTCATCCTCGCTCAACTCCATGCTTCTTATCTGCTCCTTCATAACCAGTAATGGTCCAAGAATCCAATATAATACACTATCCTTTGGCCAATTAAAGTTAGTGAGCTCCACCTCATCAGCTGAATAATTTTGTCAGTCACAACACTATTAAGAACATAACCAAATTAAACTTCGGTAAAAAGAAATTAGTAGAAAGTTATTATACATATAAGTAGTCCGTTTGAGCCGCATTTTGCTGATCTTATCAAGCACTGTAGAATAGACCAAGCAGGTAACTTGATGCTTAATTTCTTGCATTTCCCTTCAATGATGCATTCCTCTATATCCACAACACGTATCAGACCCTCATTTAACAATATCCTTCCATTTATCTCGCATGATCTGAAGAGCCAATCCCAAATCTGTAAAATTGTGAATGCAAATCACCGAAGCTCAAAAATTCAGATCAACCACTTCATTTGTGAGCACTTCATttgtgagtgagagagagaggagaaatttTACCTGTATAGGTCTTAACTCTTTAATAGCTTTCTTTAGTGTCCTTGATCTTTCTGAAACCAACTTAGATATGTTCGGTGCTGACACTATTCTATCATTTTCGTTCTTTCTCTGGTCCATCTGATGTTTCCTCTCAGTAAATTGAGATTTCCGATACTTTGGCCTGGCTGTCGAAAGCATATTTAATCAGAGAGGTCATTTATTAGTACTTGGGCATATAGGTTTTCTATCGACAAGATTCATGATACTAACATATATTTTACTAGAGCAAACGATACCTTGGGAGACAAGAACCTTCTCTTAGGTAAAGTAAATCATTTGTGTACTCGTCATAGAGTGATATCACTGCCACAACATATGCAAGACCCATTCGCAGAGAATCCTCCTACAGTAATTAGAATTAAATTAAGAGTTACTTGATATCTGAATTCTAATTGGTAGTTTATGAAACTAGGCTTACAAACAAATTTCTATACAACTGTCTACAAGCTCATGCATGATAAATTACAGATGCATTACTTATCAACTAAATGCCATGCCTTTTACTTTTGTTATCTAGGTACAAACCATACCTGATAAGTAATCAATCCACCATAGAGAGCGAGGAAGAAGCTGGAGATGAATGAGGCAATCACTGCCCCAGTTACCGCAAGAGGCCACAGTACAATAGCAAGACCAGCGAAGGGTACACACACAGTCTCCAGGAAAGGTCCTTCTCTTCCAAGTAAGTCATGAAAAAGCCGCTGCCATCCTTTCAACAGCATGTACGGACTTTTCCACAATGCCACAGCACTTATCACTAGTACATCTATAGGGACAGCGAGAAGGCAAACCAGTAAACTCTTCGGGAGCGTCGATAACCTTTAGAAACAAAGCAGATTACCAATTACATATGGTCACGAGCAGTGTCGATCGCAGTTTATCATTTTTGGCAACTACAAGTCATGAATTTAGCAGTAGTTCTTAGAGTAGACAACAAAGATGCGAGAATTTCAGGTATCATCTCAAAATATGTTTAATTTGGATAGCAGAATGGATAAAGAGTCAATTAGTGAGgtaatattcaaattaaacagACAGGAGAGAAAGTTCAATTGGTGAATGCCGTACTTGATATCAATGGGAGTCTCATCATCCCTTACTTTCTCGCTTAAATCATCCATGAACGAGAAGTAGGAGTGGAAACAGAAATCCGTGAAGTCTCGAACTGTCGTACAAGCTCCTTCTATCGTACTCTTGCATCCGTCCTGTCGAGAAATCATTTTCTTAGCTCTTCGTTTCATTGTTTTCAGGAAAACTTGTCGAGAAATCATTTTCTTAGCTCTTCGTTTCATTGTTTTCAGGAAAACTATGGTAAAATACATCTGTCGAATTTAATGTTTCTGTATCAAGGGCATCCTGTGGGTTCTCCTGCTTTCTATGTTATAATTAACAATCGAATAAGTTTGATAGATGTTTGTTCAGTCATTCACCAATAAACAATATCCACCGAAGAGCTCCGCCATTTCGTTACTTTGTTCAGTTAGTTCTTTGCTTAGCAACAGTACAGAGCAAatgatattattctttttttggatttttaggAGAACCCGGAACTGAAAGTGAAACTTACAGTGAAGCAGTGAGAGAACTTGTCGAGGACATCCTCCCCAACGGCCTCGAACGTTGCGATCAGAGGCGTGAAATACCCATATCCTATTCCTACTAAAAGGCTCCCTAGAATGCCGAATACCGGCCACAGAAGCAGCGGCACCGGCAAGGTGATCAGCAGCAGGATCTTCAGAACCAGCCCAATTCTCTTTGTTCTGCAATTCACGATCGTTGCAGAATCTTAACAAAAACAGTAAGAGAACAAGACATTCTTGTGTGCTGCAGCTCAATGCTATGTACAACTTGTTTCAGTGGCAAGTTTATAATAAGGAAACTGTACTTTATTAAACAGTAGTAAGTCCAGATGAAGTGTGCGGGCCAAAGACCGATGATCACCGCAGAGTTTCCGAAGAAAATTACAGCAGCTACTATCGGACCTATTACAGCAGCTGCAACAGAAGAAGAAAATTTGCCGAGAGACATGTGAAACATCTTTTAATCACCTACTTTTTATCACATTAAAGAGTGCTAAAGCTAAATTTTaacttgcatgttgcattgcgCATTCAACAGGTATGCATGTTACCTTTGATGATTCCCAGGAGCAGAAGCAATAAGAAGAAAGGGGCGAGTGAGAGAAAGCTCCATAGCGTGGCCAAGAACCCTGTGGGAACCTCCATGTCAATCTCTTCTACACCAGTACGAGGGAAACGAatcaaagagaagaggaggggaAGAGGGAACGTGGGCATATAATAATAGCAgcacaaataatatataataataataataataataataataataataatttaattaattaaaaaaaaggaaaaggtatGGGTGACGTGGCTTGGGTGGTTGAACGTGTCAATCACCGAAGCGGGAGTCTCGGGAGGTGGTTTTGTTCTCGGAACGTAATGAAACGCCACACCTCAGCGGCGCGTACACGTGCGATGCTCCGGTCGTTGTTTGTTTATTAACAGGTCGGATCCGTACGTAGAAATCCGATTCAATAAGACGATGGCGTATGGGTCGATGCAAATGNGGAAtgaaatctatatctatatctatatttaaatttcgatcttctatctatatatatatatatatatatatatatatatatatatatatatatatatatatatatatatatatatatggcataaTATTTCGTAGCTGAATCCTAATCGCCTGTTagcaaaagtatatatatataatataataataatagggatTCAAATCCCCAACCTCAAAGACGCCAACtgagtcgtcgtcgtcgttccTGTCGCCATTGATGGAGTCTGTCCCGAAGAAACGGAAAATAGAAGGAAGATGCTCTCGTCAGCCTATCCCTGACGAGCTCATCTCGGAGGTGCTTGTTCGGCTGCCGGTGAAGTCCCTCCTCCGATTCCGGTGCGTATCCAGGACCTGGCGTTCTCTGATCTCCGATCCTCACTTAATTGAATCCCACCACCGCCGTTCGCAGCAGCACCCCCTCGCTCTCGTCAGAGAATGGAACTTAAACGGCGACAATAAGGGCAAAGCAACCTACGTTCCGACCAGGGGAGCTACCCTGCAAAGAATATACTATGATGTCGCCGGCTTCAACAGCATCAGCGACATGGCCGTCAGAGTATTCTCCTCCTCTCCCGATCTCATATGCATCCGAGAAGACGGCAGCCGCTGCTCGCTGCTAAATCCGGCGACGCGGGAGCGGGTGACTCTGCCTGAGTTCTCTTCTGGGAATACCACCTTTCTTCGCTACGTGGGGTTTGGCTACGTACCAT
This genomic window contains:
- the LOC109706496 gene encoding elongator complex protein 2 — protein: MAARGVGGGVAVERVFIGAGCNRIVNNVSWSPSGLVAFGAQNAVAIFSPESAQILATLPGHKAVVNCTQWLPTNKDAIKVQDMERHYLLSGSADGVIMIWEIHPKKREWSHMLQVPEMHKRGVTCLTGMMISDVTAIFASTSSDGVVLIWKIVFSSTVGGKCNVSCLDSLSVGSKPMVALSVAALPGNKSHAILAMGGLDLKVHIYFGDQTGKFTHACELKGHADWIRSLDFSLPVILDSEKHNLFLVSSSQDKTIRIWKMAAHALSSGSPIQSRKEDIGLTSYIEGPIFVAGSSSYQVSLESLLVGHEDWVYSVEWQPPSLINGTNCHQPMSILSASMDKTMMIWRPEKTTGIWLNVVTVGELSHSALGFYGGHWAPDGQSILAHGYGGSFHLWRNAGLDYENWQPQKVPSGHFASVSDLTWAKSGKYLLSVSHDQTARVFAPWRIEETSGDKVSWHEIARPQVHGHDINCVTFIQGAGNHRFVSGADEKVARVFEAPLSFLKTLHHAMSQNNFYDFHEQVQVLGANMSALGLSQKPIYMHTVNESPASLHNDGADSLETIPDAVPTVLTEPPVEEQLAWHTLWPETHKLYGHGNELFSLCCDHEGKLIASSCKAQTATVAEIWLWEVGSWKAIGRLHSHSLTVTQLEFSHDDAFLLAVSRDRQFSVFSISKTGDEVIHQLIAKQEAHKRIIWACSWNPFSHDFATGSRDKTVKVWSVNKEASSVDLLATLPQFRDSVTALSWVGRDQSCNAGFLAIGMDNGLIELWSLSGGRVAEINDMGTSPFTAVCAIRFDPLLCHVSTVHRLRWRNPDFGDTKTLQLASCGADQCVRVFEVSGQ
- the LOC109706497 gene encoding uncharacterized membrane protein At3g27390 translates to MPTFPLPLLFSLIRFPRTGVEEIDMEVPTGFLATLWSFLSLAPFFLLLLLLGIIKAAVIGPIVAAVIFFGNSAVIIGLWPAHFIWTYYCLIKTKRIGLVLKILLLITLPVPLLLWPVFGILGSLLVGIGYGYFTPLIATFEAVGEDVLDKFSHCFTDGCKSTIEGACTTVRDFTDFCFHSYFSFMDDLSEKVRDDETPIDIKLSTLPKSLLVCLLAVPIDVLVISAVALWKSPYMLLKGWQRLFHDLLGREGPFLETVCVPFAGLAIVLWPLAVTGAVIASFISSFFLALYGGLITYQEDSLRMGLAYVVAVISLYDEYTNDLLYLREGSCLPRPKYRKSQFTERKHQMDQRKNENDRIVSAPNISKLVSERSRTLKKAIKELRPIQIWDWLFRSCEINGRILLNEGLIRVVDIEECIIEGKCKKLSIKLPAWSILQCLIRSAKCGSNGLLISDEVELTNFNWPKDSVLYWILGPLLVMKEQIRSMELSEDEAACLRKLLLTRSNEKPEDWDDCGFPSDDNVRRAQLQAIIRRLQGIVANMSRIPSFRRRFNNLVKALYSEAVEIGAVGQKGSSKSGVTNSRLVGSEETQNNRVERTHEVDRPTDGGEIV